In one window of Tumebacillus algifaecis DNA:
- the istB gene encoding IS21-like element helper ATPase IstB produces the protein MIIQERLQAAFQQFGWVRIPDTIHAHAEEAAKHNLTYLEFLDKLLQEELAAKHERYLKTRTRLAKLPYHKTLDQFDFEFQPSIDERRIRDLATLRFVEHRENVILLGPPGVGKTHLAVALAMEAISRRKTVYFTSAHDLVQTLQDAHRSGSIQQKMRAYTKPDMLLIDEIGYRKMDETAAHFFFQIVSERYEKGSIVLTSNKSFGMWGDIFGDTVLATAILDRLLHHSSTINIKGESYRVKEKKKAGFFRSENQADQNE, from the coding sequence ATGATCATACAAGAGCGCCTGCAGGCTGCTTTTCAACAGTTTGGATGGGTACGGATTCCCGATACCATCCATGCCCATGCGGAAGAAGCAGCTAAACACAATCTAACGTATTTAGAGTTTCTAGACAAGCTTCTACAAGAGGAGTTAGCGGCGAAACACGAGCGATATCTTAAGACTAGGACACGCTTAGCGAAACTGCCTTACCATAAGACATTGGATCAGTTTGATTTCGAATTTCAACCATCCATTGATGAACGGCGGATTCGGGATCTGGCTACCTTACGGTTTGTGGAGCATCGGGAGAATGTCATACTTCTTGGTCCACCCGGTGTAGGGAAGACTCACCTAGCGGTAGCTTTGGCTATGGAAGCGATCAGCCGACGTAAGACGGTCTACTTCACGTCAGCCCATGACCTTGTTCAGACACTCCAAGACGCACATCGCAGTGGTTCAATTCAGCAGAAGATGCGAGCCTACACCAAGCCTGATATGCTCTTGATTGATGAAATTGGGTATCGAAAAATGGATGAAACAGCTGCCCACTTCTTCTTTCAAATCGTCTCGGAGAGGTATGAAAAAGGATCCATCGTGCTCACTTCCAACAAGTCCTTCGGAATGTGGGGAGATATCTTTGGTGATACCGTCTTGGCGACAGCCATTCTAGACCGCCTCCTCCACCATTCCAGTACCATCAACATTAAGGGGGAGAGTTATCGAGTGAAGGAAAAGAAAAAAGCGGGGTTCTTTAGGTCAGAGAATCAAGCGGATCAGAATGAGTAA
- a CDS encoding SIR2 family protein: protein MPYTRDLEDVVVALKKAKREGTYVNLLIGAGCSVTAGIPAAAGILDAIEEAFPREYKRVEQKDYATCMSKLTTRERKSLISDFVNNASLNWTHITIAHLMKSGFINRVLTTNFDNLILRACALLDVYPAIYDLATSKDFRSDLLLEDKSVFHLHGQHTGFILCNTEDEVQEQFDNLKPIYDHLKQNSMWIIVGYSGLNDSVFQLLETENSFEHRLFWVGYKDSEPAPHLTKNLIQEKNYAFYVKGYDSDSFFVSLARQLEKFPPEFIVRPFSHLSKLLENVQYYTLPLEETMFKLDALNASTTNIVKEAVQRIENDSTIMATHLLNAGLHAEFFKLLHKCGEDERKKILEKFDKTIKGTIAVHSQNVEKMESELERDENNVQLLTDIALDLRRIGMLGFSFEHLERACKYYEKATSIDAENSYLFTEWGSTLITFSRMGVEVEKANEYLIDAIDKFEKALELIDEHDVGVTREIIQIKAQLFSLKADEGVFDADLNDYIIRNIEDNLEHFTKDSEIMRILAISYMNRANEIGDETPEEAEEFLERSFATLIQAREILPIPHDLQMMSECLQHLVEILPDGFQSDSFDRNYRIMRDALLKEMDEISEFEEDSLAYQDVKPGIQSINSLAYVLINKLNFVHSKELLEMYLDARPSDPFPIATLGLWFFKNTNIDNAIALKQGVHNYSKAIEAAKEQEHPHTDAIQQKLYVESAKFLLRRELNKKDALESLLKAFEMGVLEDYPSLFVEVQVMMTELNQELEEDTLKETAAATTPPSLHPELEVKEK, encoded by the coding sequence GTGCCTTATACTCGCGATTTGGAAGATGTTGTCGTTGCCTTGAAAAAAGCTAAAAGAGAAGGAACTTATGTTAATCTTCTGATTGGTGCAGGGTGTTCAGTCACTGCTGGAATTCCAGCTGCAGCAGGCATCCTTGATGCGATTGAAGAAGCTTTCCCGCGAGAGTATAAAAGAGTAGAACAAAAAGACTATGCAACTTGTATGTCAAAGCTCACAACTCGCGAGCGTAAAAGTCTGATAAGTGATTTTGTCAATAATGCAAGCCTCAATTGGACACATATAACAATTGCCCACCTAATGAAATCAGGATTTATTAACCGAGTGCTTACAACAAACTTTGACAACTTGATATTGCGCGCTTGTGCTCTCCTAGATGTTTACCCTGCAATATATGACTTAGCCACTTCGAAGGACTTCAGATCTGATTTGCTTCTTGAAGATAAATCAGTATTTCACCTACACGGTCAACATACAGGGTTTATCTTGTGTAACACTGAAGATGAGGTTCAAGAACAATTCGATAATCTTAAACCGATCTATGACCACCTCAAACAAAACAGTATGTGGATTATCGTTGGCTATAGTGGTTTAAATGACTCGGTTTTTCAACTATTGGAGACTGAAAATTCTTTTGAACACCGACTCTTCTGGGTCGGATATAAAGACTCCGAGCCAGCTCCCCACCTTACGAAGAACCTGATTCAAGAGAAAAATTATGCATTTTACGTGAAAGGTTACGATTCTGATTCATTCTTCGTTTCTCTTGCAAGACAATTGGAAAAATTCCCTCCTGAATTTATTGTTCGCCCATTCTCTCACCTGAGTAAGCTTTTGGAGAATGTGCAGTATTACACACTACCACTCGAAGAAACAATGTTTAAACTCGATGCTTTAAATGCTTCAACCACAAACATCGTGAAAGAGGCAGTTCAACGCATCGAAAACGATAGTACAATTATGGCCACTCACTTGTTAAACGCTGGTCTTCATGCTGAATTTTTCAAGTTGTTGCATAAGTGCGGGGAAGATGAACGGAAAAAGATTCTTGAGAAATTTGATAAAACGATAAAAGGAACGATCGCTGTTCATAGCCAAAACGTAGAAAAAATGGAATCCGAACTAGAACGTGATGAGAACAATGTGCAACTTCTTACCGATATTGCATTGGATTTAAGAAGAATTGGCATGCTGGGTTTTTCATTTGAGCATCTTGAAAGAGCATGTAAATATTACGAGAAGGCTACTAGTATCGATGCAGAAAACTCGTACTTGTTTACTGAGTGGGGCTCTACGTTAATCACTTTTTCTCGTATGGGTGTAGAGGTTGAAAAAGCAAATGAATACCTCATAGATGCAATCGACAAATTCGAAAAGGCTCTAGAACTAATTGACGAGCATGATGTCGGTGTTACCAGAGAAATAATTCAAATAAAGGCTCAACTCTTTTCTCTGAAAGCTGATGAGGGTGTTTTCGATGCAGATCTTAATGATTACATCATTAGAAACATCGAAGATAACCTCGAACACTTCACAAAGGATTCCGAAATTATGAGGATATTGGCAATATCCTACATGAATAGGGCAAATGAAATTGGAGATGAGACTCCAGAAGAAGCAGAAGAATTCTTGGAGAGGTCATTTGCAACTCTAATCCAGGCACGTGAAATTCTCCCAATCCCTCATGACCTCCAAATGATGTCCGAGTGTCTTCAGCACTTAGTCGAAATTTTACCTGATGGGTTCCAATCCGATTCTTTTGACCGTAATTATCGTATCATGCGTGATGCATTATTGAAGGAAATGGATGAAATATCTGAGTTTGAAGAGGATTCCCTTGCATACCAAGATGTTAAGCCTGGCATTCAGTCCATAAACAGTCTTGCTTATGTACTTATCAATAAATTGAACTTTGTTCATTCAAAAGAGTTGCTCGAAATGTACCTCGATGCAAGACCGTCCGACCCTTTTCCGATCGCAACCCTTGGCCTATGGTTCTTTAAGAACACCAACATTGATAATGCCATCGCTTTGAAACAAGGTGTTCACAATTATTCAAAAGCCATAGAAGCTGCCAAAGAGCAAGAGCATCCGCACACAGATGCCATCCAGCAGAAACTATATGTTGAATCTGCGAAATTCCTGCTTCGACGAGAGCTAAATAAGAAGGATGCTTTGGAGTCACTTTTGAAGGCTTTTGAAATGGGGGTATTGGAAGACTATCCGAGTTTGTTCGTTGAAGTTCAGGTAATGATGACGGAGTTAAATCAAGAACTAGAGGAAGATACTTTAAAGGAAACTGCCGCTGCTACTACTCCGCCATCGCTCCATCCAGAACTAGAAGTTAAAGAAAAATAA
- a CDS encoding alpha/beta hydrolase, with the protein MQDIHTKTFPADRSGGLAAVLIHGASDHSARYAHVIQELNEHGIAVVTGDLPGFGHSPGLHGHIDHFDQYLDAVEGWVRQAKQLVGAAGSVAIIGHSMGGLVAVRFLQERGAMHEQIVGAVLTSPLLRVAVEIPAWKRSIAKVLDRVLPKLRLPSNISTAFLTRTPEIVAAYEQDPLCGGVVSARWFYEIQRATALAKREADKIGVPILLMQAGSDKIVAPEEAEPFFRSLSMRENNKFILYPQCYHELFNEPEQAEIMRELLKWLKNA; encoded by the coding sequence ATGCAGGACATTCACACAAAAACTTTTCCGGCCGACCGCTCTGGCGGCTTGGCTGCCGTCCTGATTCATGGCGCGTCTGACCACAGCGCCCGCTATGCGCATGTGATACAAGAACTGAATGAACATGGAATCGCGGTCGTCACCGGTGATTTGCCCGGCTTTGGTCATTCGCCGGGACTGCACGGGCACATTGATCACTTCGATCAATACCTGGATGCGGTTGAAGGTTGGGTGCGCCAAGCGAAACAACTGGTAGGGGCGGCGGGAAGCGTCGCGATCATCGGGCACAGCATGGGTGGTTTGGTAGCGGTGCGCTTTTTACAGGAGCGTGGGGCGATGCATGAGCAGATCGTCGGTGCGGTCTTAACTTCACCGCTCCTGCGAGTCGCAGTGGAAATCCCGGCGTGGAAGCGTTCGATCGCCAAAGTACTCGACCGTGTTCTTCCCAAACTGCGCTTGCCAAGCAATATCAGCACAGCCTTTTTAACTCGCACACCAGAGATTGTCGCCGCTTACGAACAAGATCCGTTGTGCGGCGGTGTAGTCAGTGCTCGCTGGTTTTACGAAATTCAGCGCGCCACGGCGCTGGCAAAACGTGAAGCCGACAAGATTGGCGTTCCGATCTTGCTGATGCAGGCTGGTTCGGATAAAATCGTCGCACCAGAAGAAGCAGAACCATTTTTCCGCAGTCTGTCGATGCGGGAGAACAACAAGTTTATCTTGTATCCACAGTGCTACCATGAGCTGTTCAACGAACCGGAGCAAGCGGAAATCATGCGCGAATTGTTGAAATGGCTAAAGAATGCCTAG
- a CDS encoding (Fe-S)-binding protein: MSADTNMANGGGSNLIQLLDKFDTEEILNCMQCGFCLPSCPTYRQTGKESASPRGRIALMKGVAEGSLLADAEFEANMYLCLGCRACETACPAGVPYGSLIETAREVAEQAKQEDSPLRDFLFHEVFPHPNRLELLGAGLWAAQVSGLQTLADKTGLMRILPRPMREMQSAVDTVASPWARMQRESVMEAVGEQTGPTVGLFTGCIMDVMFFETNQATARVLTKAGCEVVFVSGQSCCGALHAHAGEKTGAVELAKRNIEAFEQAGVDLIVNNAGGCGAALKEYHHWFHDDPAWQERAQQFVAKVRDISELLAELPPLVFAKELHAKVTYQDSCHLAHGQGVRSQPRQLLKSIPGAEYVEMRGADQCCGSAGIYNITNLDMSMEILDDKMKNVGRTEAHYVVTSNPGCLLQMKKGIERAGQQGQMKAVHIMDLLADLV, translated from the coding sequence ATGAGTGCGGACACAAACATGGCTAACGGCGGTGGGTCGAACCTCATCCAGTTGCTCGATAAATTTGACACCGAGGAAATCCTCAACTGCATGCAATGTGGCTTCTGTTTGCCCTCCTGTCCGACCTATCGTCAGACCGGGAAGGAATCGGCCTCCCCGCGCGGGCGGATCGCGCTGATGAAAGGCGTGGCAGAAGGCAGTCTGTTGGCCGATGCAGAGTTTGAAGCCAACATGTATCTCTGTTTGGGATGCCGGGCTTGTGAAACCGCTTGTCCGGCCGGGGTGCCGTATGGGAGTCTGATCGAAACGGCGCGGGAAGTGGCAGAGCAGGCCAAGCAAGAGGACTCTCCGCTGCGCGATTTTCTGTTTCATGAGGTGTTCCCACATCCTAACCGTTTAGAATTGCTCGGGGCCGGATTGTGGGCGGCACAGGTGAGCGGACTGCAAACGCTGGCCGACAAAACAGGGCTGATGCGCATCCTGCCTCGCCCGATGCGTGAGATGCAATCGGCGGTCGATACGGTCGCCTCTCCGTGGGCGCGGATGCAGCGCGAGTCGGTGATGGAGGCAGTAGGCGAACAGACTGGGCCGACCGTGGGCCTGTTCACCGGATGCATCATGGATGTGATGTTTTTTGAAACGAACCAAGCGACCGCACGCGTGCTGACCAAAGCGGGGTGTGAAGTGGTTTTTGTTTCCGGACAGTCTTGCTGCGGTGCGCTCCACGCCCATGCGGGTGAAAAGACTGGAGCGGTGGAGCTGGCGAAGCGCAATATCGAAGCGTTCGAACAGGCGGGAGTTGACCTGATCGTCAACAATGCGGGCGGCTGTGGAGCAGCCTTGAAAGAATACCACCATTGGTTCCACGACGACCCGGCGTGGCAGGAGCGGGCGCAGCAGTTTGTGGCCAAAGTGCGCGACATCAGCGAATTGTTGGCCGAACTGCCACCGCTTGTGTTTGCCAAAGAATTACATGCCAAAGTGACCTATCAGGACTCCTGCCATCTGGCACATGGACAAGGTGTTCGCTCGCAGCCGCGGCAGTTATTAAAAAGTATTCCGGGCGCAGAGTATGTGGAGATGCGAGGGGCCGATCAGTGTTGTGGATCGGCGGGGATCTATAACATCACCAACCTCGACATGTCGATGGAGATCCTTGACGATAAAATGAAAAATGTGGGACGGACGGAAGCCCATTATGTTGTCACGTCCAATCCAGGGTGTCTATTGCAGATGAAAAAAGGCATCGAGCGCGCTGGACAGCAAGGGCAGATGAAAGCGGTCCACATCATGGACTTGCTGGCAGATTTAGTGTGA
- the istA gene encoding IS21 family transposase, whose product MVKNGEFFVLKEMKQRGMSITAIAKELGRDRKTIRRWLREEYLETYQRTTVKPEKLAPFKAYVRKRMEEGCLNAIVILDEIRSAGYTGGITILRDFMRPLRPQVASKATVRFETPPGRQAQVDWGEFRVDWHGKKKRLYAFVMVLGYSRMMYVEFTEDQRLETLIGCHERAMRYFGGITETCLYDNMKTVVSGTDDQGEVVWNDRFARFASHHGFLLRRCRPYRARTKGKVENGVGYVRKNFWQRVQTFTDLQNLNEQALQWLNTVSNVRLHGTTQERPVDRLIREHLKSPSVEPFDYVDYQVRKVSSDTLISYEGNRYSVPIRFVGHLVRIKDDRRGGIRIYHEGKVIAEHRKATGHREVVQNKNHFDGIRKDSVEKPVGQPSPRLMSNPIPEVAVRPLAVYDQLMDEGVMRS is encoded by the coding sequence ATGGTCAAGAACGGGGAATTTTTTGTGCTTAAAGAGATGAAACAACGAGGAATGAGCATCACGGCCATTGCGAAAGAGCTTGGCCGTGATCGTAAGACGATTCGTAGGTGGTTACGCGAGGAGTACCTAGAAACTTACCAGCGGACAACAGTAAAGCCTGAGAAGTTAGCACCTTTCAAAGCTTATGTTCGAAAGAGGATGGAAGAAGGGTGTTTGAATGCGATTGTTATTCTGGACGAGATTCGTTCCGCAGGCTATACCGGTGGCATTACCATTCTTCGAGATTTTATGCGACCACTCCGACCTCAAGTTGCTTCAAAGGCCACGGTTCGATTTGAAACCCCGCCTGGAAGACAAGCACAAGTGGACTGGGGCGAGTTTCGTGTAGATTGGCACGGTAAGAAGAAACGTCTTTATGCGTTTGTAATGGTGTTGGGTTACTCTCGAATGATGTACGTGGAGTTTACGGAGGATCAGCGTCTTGAGACTCTAATCGGTTGCCATGAAAGGGCGATGAGATACTTTGGCGGCATTACTGAAACGTGCCTCTACGACAACATGAAAACGGTCGTTTCGGGGACTGACGATCAAGGGGAAGTTGTCTGGAATGACCGTTTCGCTCGGTTCGCTTCCCATCATGGTTTCTTGCTGCGCCGCTGTCGCCCCTATCGGGCTAGAACGAAGGGAAAGGTAGAGAACGGAGTAGGCTATGTACGAAAAAACTTCTGGCAGAGGGTTCAGACATTCACGGATCTCCAGAACCTTAATGAACAAGCGCTCCAGTGGCTGAATACAGTTTCCAATGTGCGCCTGCACGGCACCACGCAAGAACGACCTGTTGACCGTCTCATCCGTGAGCATTTGAAATCGCCCTCAGTTGAACCTTTTGACTACGTGGATTATCAGGTTCGTAAAGTGTCGTCAGACACGCTCATTTCCTACGAAGGAAACCGCTACTCGGTTCCAATTCGCTTTGTAGGTCATCTTGTACGTATCAAGGATGATCGTCGCGGCGGCATACGTATCTATCACGAAGGTAAAGTCATCGCTGAGCACAGAAAGGCTACAGGACACCGAGAAGTTGTACAAAATAAAAACCACTTCGATGGAATTCGAAAAGACAGCGTCGAGAAACCGGTCGGCCAACCATCACCTCGACTTATGTCCAATCCAATACCTGAAGTGGCTGTGCGCCCTCTCGCCGTCTATGATCAGCTTATGGACGAGGGGGTGATGCGCTCATGA
- a CDS encoding Crp/Fnr family transcriptional regulator, which translates to MNECAICYLGQYELFKDLTEDELDMLGRGSQPTVIPKREYIFTPDDPGNQVYMLKSGRVRISRLSETGKHFTLVILEPGDVFGENALFADEPRRNFAEVLDEAQICAIDKKEFEKIAMRNPSVSLKLAQIVEHRLSEAQEQIEHLVFYDVQTRLSRLLLKLADIHGERVDGGVQIGIKLTHEDIASLIGSTRETTSKILNEFKANSWIDVKKRHIILLDQKVLAEMK; encoded by the coding sequence ATGAACGAATGTGCAATCTGCTACCTCGGACAATATGAGTTGTTCAAAGATTTGACCGAAGATGAACTCGACATGCTTGGGCGCGGCAGCCAGCCGACTGTGATTCCAAAGCGGGAGTATATCTTCACGCCGGATGATCCGGGCAATCAGGTATATATGCTGAAATCCGGACGCGTGCGCATCTCACGCCTTTCGGAGACAGGCAAGCATTTCACTTTGGTGATCTTAGAGCCAGGCGATGTGTTTGGCGAGAATGCGCTGTTCGCCGATGAGCCGCGCCGCAATTTTGCAGAGGTTTTGGACGAAGCACAAATCTGTGCGATCGATAAAAAGGAATTCGAAAAAATTGCGATGCGCAATCCGAGCGTGTCGCTGAAATTGGCACAAATTGTCGAGCATCGCTTGAGCGAAGCGCAGGAACAAATTGAACATCTCGTGTTCTACGATGTACAGACTCGTCTTTCCCGCCTGCTCCTTAAGTTGGCCGATATTCACGGCGAGCGCGTGGACGGCGGCGTGCAGATCGGGATCAAACTGACGCATGAAGACATTGCTTCTTTGATCGGATCTACACGGGAGACAACGAGCAAGATTCTAAATGAGTTCAAAGCAAATAGCTGGATTGATGTGAAAAAACGGCATATCATTTTGCTCGACCAGAAAGTGTTGGCTGAGATGAAATAA
- a CDS encoding FAD-binding oxidoreductase, with the protein MNNEIKRELSAIVGERWMLDTPNELHVYSYDATPLYQAMPDAVVMPASVEETAAILKVANRHRIPIVSRGSGTNLCGGTVPTEGGIVLVTNRLNELYEIDQDNLTATFGPGLITAELHTAVEALGLFYPPDPGSMRISTMGGNVAECAGGMRGLKYGVTKDYIMGLQAVLPSGEVLRFGGKNAKDVAGYDITKLLVGSEGTLAVVTEITAKLLPLPKAKQTLVAYYNDLTDAARSVQRVIAEKIIPATMEFLDAETMRVVEAYAGIGLPLDMKAMLLIEQDGTEMQVEQDILRIAEICRREGATEVRTAETPEEGAKLMAARRAALSALARVKPTTILEDATVPRARLAEMVEQVGVIANKYDVQICTFGHAGDGNLHPTCMTDERDKEEIHRVEQAFQEIFHAAIKLGGTITGEHGVGIAKAGYLDLKVGTGGIELMKRIKDAFDPHGIMNPGKMFAKDTRRRVVVNTHECGHKHG; encoded by the coding sequence ATGAACAACGAGATCAAACGCGAACTATCTGCCATCGTCGGCGAGCGATGGATGCTGGATACACCGAATGAATTGCACGTATATTCGTACGATGCGACCCCACTCTATCAAGCGATGCCCGATGCGGTGGTGATGCCGGCCTCGGTGGAAGAGACGGCCGCAATCTTAAAAGTGGCCAATCGGCACCGCATCCCGATCGTCTCTCGCGGATCGGGAACCAATCTCTGCGGTGGTACGGTACCGACCGAAGGAGGGATCGTGCTGGTTACCAACCGCTTGAACGAACTGTATGAAATCGATCAGGACAATTTGACCGCGACGTTTGGCCCTGGGCTGATCACCGCCGAACTGCATACGGCGGTAGAAGCGCTCGGGCTATTCTATCCGCCCGACCCGGGCTCGATGCGCATCTCGACGATGGGCGGCAATGTGGCCGAGTGTGCAGGCGGGATGCGCGGTTTGAAATACGGGGTGACCAAAGATTACATCATGGGTCTGCAGGCGGTGTTGCCAAGCGGTGAAGTGTTGCGTTTTGGCGGCAAAAATGCGAAAGACGTAGCAGGATATGATATCACTAAGCTGCTCGTCGGCTCAGAAGGTACGCTGGCTGTGGTGACGGAGATCACAGCCAAGCTATTGCCACTGCCTAAGGCTAAACAGACATTGGTGGCGTACTACAACGATCTGACCGACGCGGCGCGTTCGGTACAGCGGGTAATCGCCGAAAAAATCATCCCGGCGACGATGGAATTTCTTGATGCGGAGACGATGCGCGTGGTCGAAGCGTACGCTGGGATCGGTTTGCCGCTCGATATGAAAGCGATGCTGTTGATCGAACAGGATGGGACCGAAATGCAGGTCGAACAGGACATCTTGCGCATCGCCGAAATCTGCCGCCGCGAAGGGGCAACGGAGGTGCGAACGGCCGAAACGCCCGAAGAAGGGGCGAAGCTGATGGCAGCTCGGCGTGCCGCGTTGTCGGCACTGGCTCGCGTGAAACCGACGACGATCCTAGAAGATGCGACGGTACCGCGGGCCCGACTGGCCGAGATGGTGGAACAGGTCGGCGTGATCGCAAACAAGTATGATGTACAAATCTGCACGTTTGGGCACGCGGGAGACGGCAACCTGCATCCGACCTGCATGACGGACGAGCGGGACAAAGAAGAGATTCATCGCGTTGAGCAAGCGTTTCAGGAGATCTTCCATGCGGCGATCAAATTGGGTGGCACGATCACCGGGGAGCATGGGGTCGGCATTGCCAAAGCGGGCTATCTCGATCTGAAAGTTGGGACGGGAGGCATTGAATTGATGAAGCGGATCAAAGACGCTTTCGACCCGCACGGCATCATGAATCCTGGCAAGATGTTTGCCAAAGACACACGGCGCAGAGTGGTGGTGAACACGCATGAGTGCGGACACAAACATGGCTAA
- a CDS encoding S8 family serine peptidase — MNRRAKWGVITALTVGLMLPLFWHDAQSFPVKRPEAGPAKPPTVDNARTAEVQRILAKKAGGNEELVARDIARTAALCVRDCRIMLTNITNDLAHLHSTAEKKAMMEHHLKMHPQFVSLTLQNDQGQPITIGRVLRQDLHHQAYKTTQNDDFYISDLYTKKNVQDAKEKIAMTVGVPVHGNSHVTGSLSADVEMGLLHQVISLQDREMGTNTLLLGMDGKNEMLKKTESGPSGGIHVQQLNGKKAESNIEGTAWKVRVTSVQDRGVKQAQIMQNELVVRFKRDLTEAEIAQYSRDIGGSLLRKNSRHTYLFSFGIAPSEAISYFKQKDAVLAEQHVKLHPNTAAVESRRAVEQPNDMYYGSNQWNLPLISADKGWQVTTGDPNVIIAVVDTGVDLNHPEFKGQLVEGRNMLTGTNKPQDDNGHGTHVAGVIAARTNNLEGIAGIDWAGKIMPVKAMDADGSGSVLDIADGIIWAADHGADVINLSLGEYAGSDYLHDAIRYAYDKGAVVIAAMGNDGIDDPSYPAAYEEVIAVAANDEQKETASFSNFGPHTSVSAPGVAIPSTYPNNRYAALSGTSMASPHVAGVAALIRSINPALSPAEVRSIIQNTADDLGPEGHDEYYGYGQINVANAIKAAVDSKAK; from the coding sequence ATGAATCGGCGCGCCAAATGGGGCGTGATCACAGCGCTCACAGTCGGCCTTATGCTTCCCTTGTTCTGGCATGATGCGCAGTCGTTTCCGGTTAAACGCCCGGAAGCGGGCCCGGCAAAGCCACCGACCGTTGACAACGCCCGCACGGCAGAAGTGCAACGAATCCTCGCCAAAAAAGCGGGGGGCAACGAAGAGTTGGTCGCACGCGACATTGCGCGCACAGCGGCGCTTTGCGTGCGGGACTGCCGGATCATGCTGACCAATATCACCAATGATCTGGCCCATCTCCACTCGACAGCAGAGAAGAAGGCAATGATGGAGCATCATCTGAAGATGCATCCACAATTCGTCTCGCTGACGTTACAAAATGATCAAGGCCAGCCGATCACCATCGGTCGCGTGCTGCGCCAAGATTTGCATCACCAAGCCTACAAGACCACGCAGAACGACGACTTTTACATCTCCGATCTCTATACGAAAAAAAATGTGCAGGACGCGAAAGAAAAAATCGCGATGACTGTCGGCGTTCCGGTGCACGGCAACTCCCATGTCACCGGCTCCTTATCGGCCGATGTGGAAATGGGACTCTTGCATCAAGTGATCTCACTCCAAGACCGCGAGATGGGTACTAACACCCTGCTGCTTGGCATGGACGGCAAAAACGAGATGTTGAAAAAAACGGAATCCGGCCCAAGCGGTGGCATTCACGTCCAGCAGTTGAACGGGAAAAAAGCAGAATCGAACATTGAAGGGACAGCTTGGAAAGTCAGAGTCACTTCGGTGCAAGACCGCGGGGTGAAACAAGCCCAGATCATGCAAAATGAATTGGTCGTCCGCTTCAAACGCGACTTGACCGAAGCGGAGATCGCCCAATACTCGCGCGATATCGGCGGCAGTCTCCTACGCAAAAATTCACGCCATACTTATTTGTTCAGTTTTGGAATCGCCCCCTCAGAAGCGATTTCCTACTTCAAGCAAAAAGACGCAGTACTGGCCGAACAGCACGTCAAACTTCACCCCAACACGGCGGCGGTCGAATCGCGCCGCGCGGTCGAACAGCCAAACGATATGTATTACGGTAGCAACCAATGGAACCTTCCACTGATCTCCGCAGACAAGGGGTGGCAAGTCACGACTGGCGACCCAAACGTGATCATCGCCGTCGTCGACACGGGCGTTGACTTGAACCATCCGGAGTTTAAAGGGCAATTGGTCGAAGGGCGCAACATGCTCACTGGAACGAATAAGCCGCAAGATGACAACGGCCACGGCACCCATGTGGCGGGCGTCATCGCAGCACGCACCAACAATCTTGAAGGCATCGCTGGCATCGACTGGGCCGGAAAAATCATGCCGGTGAAAGCGATGGATGCTGACGGTTCCGGCTCGGTGCTCGACATTGCTGACGGCATCATCTGGGCTGCCGACCACGGCGCAGATGTGATCAACCTTTCTCTTGGGGAGTATGCAGGCTCCGATTACCTGCACGACGCCATTCGCTACGCCTACGATAAAGGAGCGGTCGTCATCGCCGCGATGGGCAACGATGGCATCGATGACCCGAGCTATCCAGCCGCCTATGAAGAAGTGATCGCCGTCGCCGCCAACGACGAGCAAAAAGAGACGGCCAGTTTCTCCAACTTTGGCCCACACACCTCCGTCTCTGCACCTGGTGTTGCGATTCCCAGCACGTATCCGAACAATCGCTACGCCGCACTGTCCGGAACGTCGATGGCATCTCCACACGTCGCAGGCGTCGCCGCCCTTATCCGCTCGATCAACCCGGCTCTCAGCCCTGCTGAGGTGCGCAGCATCATACAGAACACGGCTGACGACCTCGGCCCAGAAGGTCACGATGAGTACTACGGCTATGGCCAGATCAACGTCGCCAATGCGATCAAAGCTGCTGTCGATAGCAAAGCAAAATAA